A part of Misgurnus anguillicaudatus chromosome 6, ASM2758022v2, whole genome shotgun sequence genomic DNA contains:
- the otud7a gene encoding OTU domain-containing protein 7A, whose protein sequence is MTLDMDAVLSDFVRSTGAEPGLARDLLEGKNWDLSAALNDYEQLRQVHTANLPNVFNEGRYYKQPERSSTPQHINKPEQCLQKQEDNNQEKRLSRGISHASSAIMSLARLQVSGDCAREQFPLEMPIYTFQLPDLSVYSEDFRSFIERDLIEQSTMVALEQAGRLNWWSTMCTSCKKLLPLATTGDGNCLLHAASLGMWGFHDRDLVLRKSLYATMKNGAEREALKRRWRWQQTQQNKESGLVYTEEEWEREWNELLKLASSEPRTHFSKNGNTSGGVDNSEDPVYESLEEFHVFVLAHVLRRPIVVIADTMLRDSGGEAFAPIPFGGLYLPLEVPPNRCHCSPLVLAYDQAHFSALVSMEQRDQQREQAVIPLTDSEHKLLPLHFAVDPGRDWDWGRDDNDNGKLANLILSLEAKLNLLHNYMNVTWIRIPSETRAPLAQPESPTASAGEDVQSLAESMDSDRESVCSNSNMNSGKSNKEKDKDKQRKDKDKTRADSVANKLGSFSKTLGIKLKKNMGGLGGLVHGKISKSNSTNGRTVENGEQKSKKKDSKIRKGSKEESGQSASTSSSEKTTSPSPTDRASGSSPVERQPGSGKNSGDRTLDNWKYSTDVKLSLNILRAAMQGERKFIFAGLLLTSHRHQFHEEMISFYLSSAQERFSAEQEQKRKADAEKKPQTNGVPLKKPEQESAFQRERSDSSPPDSCSPVLHPSHNHTQAVKVQERGSPKLAASPIPIPIPVSIQGSSMSPIPFSSPSNGAKRSGPVPVSVHYSHTPPIQRHSVIHLRDVNVQSSSYQDESYKPLVGTLKTCATYPQQNRSLSSQSYSPARMSGIRTINAVDFPYNMPGEHKSHTYTNGFNTGDMRDCLEYADEDPVPHSWLGQDKTKGQGTVCPMYCFQQKRCRRDNCTFYGRPETENFCSYCYREELKRRERELKVHRPG, encoded by the exons GTAAAAACTGGGACCTGAGCGCTGCTCTGAATGACTATGAGCAGCTCCGGCAGGTCCACACTGCCAACCTGCCCAACGTCTTTAATGAGGGCCGATACTACAAGCAGCCGGAGCGTAGCAGCACCCCGCAGCACATCAACAAGCCTGAGCAATGTCTCCAGAAACAGGAGGACAACAATCAGG AGAAGCGTCTGTCTCGGGGTATCTCCCATGCCAGCTCTGCCATCATGTCTCTGGCCCGACTGCAGGTCTCGGGGGATTGTGCCAGGGAGCAGTTTCCCTTGGAGATGCCCATCTACACATTCCAGCTGCCTGACCTGAGCGTGTACAGCGAGGACTTCCGCAGCTTCATCGAACGTGACCTCATCGAACAATCCACCATGGTGGCTCTGGAGCAGGCTG GTCGTTTAAACTGGTGGTCGACAATGTGCACCAGCTGTAAGAAGCTACTTCCTCTGGCCACAACAGGAGATGGAAACTGCCTTCTGCACGCAGCCTCTTTAG gaaTGTGGGGCTTCCATGACCGAGATCTGGTGTTGAGGAAGAGTCTGTATGCTACGATGAAGAACGGGGCAGAGAGAGAAGCTTTGAAGAGAAGATGGAGGTGGCAGCAGACCCAACAAAACAAAGAG tcGGGACTGGTGTACACTGAGGAGGAATGGGAAAGAGAGTGGAATGAATTGCTGAAGTTGGCCTCCAGTGAGCCACGCACACATTTTAGCAAGAACGGCAACACCAGTGGAGG TGTTGATAATTCAGAAGACCCGGTTTATGAAAGCTTAGAGGAGTTTCACGTGTTCGTCCTGGCCCACGTTTTGAGAAGACCTATAGTGGTGATAGCGGACACCATGCTTAGAGACTCTGGAGGTGAAG CTTTTGCACCCATTCCTTTCGGAGGGCTGTACCTGCCTTTGGAGGTGCCTCCCAACCGCTGTCACTGTTCCCCGCTGGTGTTGGCTTACGACCAGGCCCACTTCTCCGCCCTGGTGTCCATGGAGCAGAGGGATCAACAGAGAGAGCAAG CTGTTATCCCACTGACCGACTCTGAGCACAAGCTGCTGCCTCTGCACTTTGCCGTGGACCCAGGGAGAGATTGGGACTGGGGGAGGGATGACAATGACAATGGCAAGCTGGCAAA TCTTATTCTGTCACTAGAAGCTAAACTAAACCTTCTGCACAACTACATGAATGTAACATGGATTCGAATTCCATCTGAAACAAGG GCTCCCTTGGCTCAGCCTGAGTCGCCCACTGCCTCTGCAGGAGAGGACGTACAGTCTTTGGCAGAATCAATGGATTCGGACCGGGAGTCGGTTTGCAGTAACTCCAACATGAATAGCGGCAAATCAAATAAAGAGAAGGACAAAGACAAGCAGCGAAAAGACAAAGACAAAACTAGGGCAGACTCAGTGGCAAACAAGTTGGGCAGCTTCAGCAAGACGTTGGGtatcaaacttaagaagaacatgGGTGGCTTAGGAGGACTTGTCCATGGCAAGATCAGCAAGTCCAACTCAACGAACGGACGAACGGTAGAGAACGGAGAGCAGAAATCTAAGAAAAAAGACTCTAAAATACGAAAAGGCAGCAAAGAGGAGTCAGGTCAGTCGGCCAGTACTTCCTCTTCAGAGAAGACGACCAGTCCTTCTCCTACGGACCGCGCATCTGGTAGCTCACCTGTCGAGAGACAACCAGGATCAGGCAAAAACTCGGGTGACCGGACACTGGACAACTGGAAGTACAGCACAGATGTCAAACTTAGCCTGAACATCCTTCGGGCAGCCATGCAGGGTGAGCGCAAGTTTATCTTTGCTGGTTTGCTGCTCACCAGTCACAGACACCAGTTTCACGAAGAGATGATTAGCTTTTATCTGAGCAGCGCCCAAGAACGTTTTAGTGCCGAGCAGGAACAGAAGAGAAAAGCAGATGCTGAGAAGAAACCACAGACTAATGGTGTGCCACTGAAGAAGCCTGAGCAGGAAAGCGCTTTTCAAAGGGAGCGTTCGGATAGCTCTCCACCCGATAGTTGCTCACCGGTTTTGCACCCCAGCCATAATCACACGCAGGCTGTGAAGGTCCAAGAACGGGGAAGCCCTAAGCTTGCTGCTTCTCCTATCCCAATACCCATCCCAGTATCCATTCAAGGATCCTCCATGTCTCCCATCCCTTTTTCCTCTCCTAGTAATGGTGCTAAGAGATCCGGACCAGTCCCCGTTTCAGTCCACTATAGCCATACGCCACCTATCCAGCGGCATAGTGTCATCCACCTGAGGGATGTCAACGTGCAGTCGTCCAGCTATCAGGATGAGTCCTACAAGCCTTTGGTGGGAACGCTCAAAACCTGTGCCACCTACCCTCAGCAAAACCGATCACTGTCCTCTCAGAGCTACAGCCCTGCTCGCATGTCTGGGATTCGTACCATCAATGCAGTCGACTTCCCCTACAACATGCCCGGGGAACACAAGTCTCACACTTACACCAATGGCTTCAACACGGGTGATATGCGGGACTGTCTGGAGTACGCGGATGAGGACCCTGTGCCACATAGTTGGCTGGGACAGGACAAAACCAAAGGGCAGGGTACCGTCTGTCCAATGTACTGCTTTCAGCAGAAACGCTGCAGGAGGGACAACTGCACCTTTTATGGTCGGCCTGAGACTGAGAACTTCTGCTCCTACTGTTATAGAGAAGAGTTGAAACGTAGGGAACGGGAGTTGAAGGTGCATCGGCCTGG